In the genome of Afipia felis ATCC 53690, the window CGCGGTGAACTGCGGTGTCAACGCCGGACTCCCCGGATTCTCCAACAAGGATGCGAACGGCAACTGGTCGGGCTTCGACGTCGATATCTGCCGCGCAGTCGCAGCCGCGGTCTTCGACGACGCGACCAAGGTCAACTTCATCCCGCTCGACACCAACCAGCGCTTCAAGGAGTTGCAGAACCGCAAGGTCGATATCCTGTCGCGCAATTCGACATGGAGCATGTCACGCGAGGTTGACTACGACCTGACCTTCGCGGCCGTGTCCTATTATGACGGCGAAGGCTTCATGGTGCGGCGCGCGCGCAACGTCGATTCCGCGCTGGAACTCGGCGGCACCCGTATCTGCGTACAGTCCGACACCACGACGCAGCTCAATCTCGCGGATTATTTCCGCGTCAACAACATGACCTATGACGAGATGAAGTTCGGTAATATCGGCGAGCTTCTCAAGGCCTACGAGGCCGGCCAGTGCGACGTGCTCACCACCGACACCTCGCAGCTTTATGCCTACCGGCAGAATCTCGCCAAGCCCGACGATCATGTCATTCTCGCCGACATTATCTCCAAGGAGCCGCTCGCACCCG includes:
- a CDS encoding amino acid ABC transporter substrate-binding protein, yielding MAIFSRTFRSGLLLGLLVALIVAAGAFITLDRYDTQTLKRTVKRGAVNCGVNAGLPGFSNKDANGNWSGFDVDICRAVAAAVFDDATKVNFIPLDTNQRFKELQNRKVDILSRNSTWSMSREVDYDLTFAAVSYYDGEGFMVRRARNVDSALELGGTRICVQSDTTTQLNLADYFRVNNMTYDEMKFGNIGELLKAYEAGQCDVLTTDTSQLYAYRQNLAKPDDHVILADIISKEPLAPVVRQRDDQWMLIVKWAVYAMLNAEELGVTSKNIDEALKSKKPDVMRLVGTEGTYGEELGLTKDWAARIIRHVGNYGEVYERNVGLGSKLGIPRGLNQLWNAGGIQYAPPIR